In Nocardioides cavernae, a single genomic region encodes these proteins:
- a CDS encoding DUF3039 domain-containing protein, whose translation MSTIGFSPGTQTIEERQTVPTDEGDHERFSHYVPKDKLTEAMVMGTPVIALCGKVWVPSRSPEKYPVCPECKEIWDSMNPGKSGGNGSDGSGPEA comes from the coding sequence ATGAGCACCATCGGATTCTCCCCGGGCACCCAGACGATCGAAGAGCGTCAGACCGTCCCGACGGACGAGGGTGACCACGAACGGTTCTCGCACTACGTGCCGAAGGACAAGCTCACCGAGGCGATGGTGATGGGCACCCCCGTGATCGCGCTCTGCGGCAAGGTGTGGGTGCCGTCGCGGTCCCCTGAGAAGTACCCGGTCTGCCCGGAGTGCAAGGAGATCTGGGACTCGATGAACCCGGGCAAGTCCGGCGGCAACGGCTCTGACGGCTCGGGTCCCGAGGCGTGA
- a CDS encoding DEAD/DEAH box helicase encodes MTGRPDAPLPPAWPDRAAWGTAPSLRAWQQAAMDHYQSRQPRDFLAVATPGAGKTTFALTVAADLLSRRIVDRITVVAPTEHLKTQWAEAAARAGIPIDPTYSAGKGRTSDDYVGIAVTYAGVAVNPLAMRIRTERFKTLVILDEIHHAGDALSWGEGVRESFDPATRRLALTGTPFRSDINPIPFVTYAPGDDGIPTSSADFTYGYAHALADHVVRPVLFMAYSGEMQWRTRAGDEVVARLGEPLTKDMHAQALRTALDPRGSWIPAVLEAADRRLSEVRRHVPDAAGLVIAGDQETARAYAALLKKISGETPTVVLSDEKGSSKKIEKFTHSEQRWMVAVRMVSEGVDVPRLAVGVWATTVSTPLFFAQAVGRFVRARSRGETASVFLPSVPHLLEFASDMEAQRDHVLGRRVNDEDDIFAAEEGLLAAANAEDAASGELEMSWEALGSTASFDHVLYEGAQFGHSGEVMAGSEEEMDFLGIPGLLEADQVRELLHSRQSERARKQKADGVGDRVVDSVQELSTHQQLGVLRRELNGLVAAWHHRTGQAHGITHNALRKECGGPPAAVANADQLHERINRIREWAVRKTS; translated from the coding sequence GTGACGGGGCGGCCTGACGCGCCGCTGCCTCCCGCGTGGCCCGACCGGGCCGCCTGGGGCACCGCGCCCTCCCTCCGCGCCTGGCAGCAGGCGGCGATGGACCACTACCAGTCCCGCCAGCCGCGCGACTTCCTCGCGGTCGCGACCCCCGGCGCCGGCAAGACCACCTTCGCGCTGACCGTGGCGGCCGACCTGCTCAGCCGTCGCATCGTCGACCGGATCACGGTCGTGGCACCCACCGAGCACCTCAAGACCCAGTGGGCGGAGGCCGCCGCCCGGGCCGGCATCCCGATCGACCCGACCTACTCCGCGGGCAAGGGCCGGACCTCCGACGACTACGTCGGCATCGCGGTGACCTATGCCGGTGTCGCGGTCAACCCGCTCGCGATGCGGATCCGCACCGAGCGCTTCAAGACGCTGGTGATCCTCGACGAGATCCACCACGCCGGCGACGCGCTGTCGTGGGGCGAGGGCGTCCGCGAGTCGTTCGACCCGGCCACCCGCCGGCTCGCGCTGACGGGGACGCCGTTCCGCTCCGACATCAACCCGATCCCGTTCGTCACCTACGCCCCCGGCGACGACGGCATCCCCACCTCGTCGGCCGACTTCACCTACGGCTACGCCCACGCGCTCGCCGACCACGTCGTCCGCCCGGTGCTCTTCATGGCCTACTCCGGCGAGATGCAGTGGCGTACCCGCGCCGGCGACGAGGTCGTCGCCCGGCTCGGCGAGCCCTTGACCAAGGACATGCACGCCCAGGCGCTGCGTACGGCCCTCGACCCGCGCGGGTCGTGGATCCCCGCCGTGCTGGAGGCGGCCGACCGGCGCCTGTCGGAGGTACGCCGGCACGTGCCCGACGCCGCCGGCCTGGTCATCGCCGGCGACCAGGAGACCGCCCGCGCCTACGCGGCGCTGCTGAAGAAGATCAGTGGCGAGACCCCGACCGTGGTGCTGTCGGACGAGAAGGGCTCCTCGAAGAAGATCGAGAAGTTCACCCACTCCGAGCAGCGCTGGATGGTCGCGGTCCGGATGGTGTCCGAGGGCGTCGACGTGCCGCGGCTGGCCGTCGGGGTCTGGGCGACGACGGTGTCGACGCCGCTGTTCTTCGCGCAGGCCGTGGGCCGCTTCGTGCGCGCCCGGTCGCGTGGCGAGACCGCGTCGGTGTTCCTGCCATCGGTGCCGCACCTGCTCGAGTTCGCCTCCGACATGGAGGCGCAGCGTGACCACGTGCTGGGCCGTCGGGTCAACGACGAGGACGACATCTTCGCCGCCGAGGAGGGCCTGCTCGCCGCGGCCAACGCCGAGGACGCCGCGTCTGGCGAGCTCGAGATGTCGTGGGAGGCCCTGGGCTCCACCGCGTCGTTCGACCACGTGCTCTACGAGGGCGCGCAGTTCGGCCACTCGGGCGAGGTGATGGCCGGCTCGGAGGAGGAGATGGACTTCCTCGGCATCCCCGGCCTCCTTGAGGCCGACCAGGTGCGCGAGCTGCTGCACTCGCGCCAGAGCGAGCGCGCCCGCAAGCAGAAGGCCGACGGCGTCGGCGACCGCGTCGTCGACTCGGTGCAGGAGCTCAGCACGCACCAGCAGCTCGGCGTGCTGCGGCGCGAGCTCAACGGCCTCGTCGCCGCTTGGCACCACCGGACCGGTCAGGCGCACGGCATCACCCACAACGCGCTCCGCAAGGAGTGCGGCGGGCCGCCGGCGGCCGTCGCCAACGCCGACCAGCTGCACGAGCGGATCAACCGGATCCGCGAGTGGGCCGTGCGGAAGACCTCCTGA
- a CDS encoding IclR family transcriptional regulator translates to MPTETSQTLDRGLRVLRVLAESPEGLTVTELSNRLQVNRTVVYRLISTLEQHGLVRRDARSRLFVGLGVLHLASGVQPLLRDLAMPVLRGLAESLGSTAHLTVADGEEALALAVVEPSWTDFHVSYRVGARHPLTQGAAGKAIGLVDRDEAAYAVTSGELQTGARGLAAPVRGVEGLRASVGVVTLDGAIDEDVVAPQVIAAAAAVAERLR, encoded by the coding sequence GTGCCCACCGAGACCTCGCAGACGCTCGACCGCGGCCTGCGCGTCCTCCGCGTGCTGGCCGAGAGCCCCGAGGGGCTGACGGTCACCGAGCTCTCGAACCGCCTCCAGGTCAACCGCACGGTCGTCTACCGGCTGATCAGCACGCTCGAGCAGCACGGGCTGGTCCGCCGCGACGCGCGCTCCCGGCTCTTCGTCGGGCTCGGCGTGCTGCACCTGGCCAGCGGTGTGCAGCCCCTCCTGCGCGACCTCGCCATGCCGGTGCTGCGCGGGCTCGCGGAGTCGCTCGGCTCGACCGCCCACCTCACCGTGGCCGACGGGGAGGAGGCGCTCGCGCTGGCCGTGGTCGAGCCGTCGTGGACCGACTTCCACGTGTCCTACCGGGTCGGCGCACGCCACCCGCTGACGCAGGGCGCGGCCGGCAAGGCCATCGGACTGGTCGATCGGGACGAGGCGGCGTACGCCGTCACGAGCGGCGAGCTGCAGACCGGCGCACGGGGCCTTGCCGCCCCCGTGCGGGGCGTCGAAGGACTGCGCGCCAGCGTCGGCGTCGTGACCCTCGACGGCGCCATCGACGAGGACGTCGTGGCGCCCCAGGTGATCGCGGCCGCTGCGGCCGTCGCCGAACGGCTCAGGTGA
- a CDS encoding Lrp/AsnC family transcriptional regulator produces MDAIDGRLIDLFATEPRLGVLEASRRLGIARGTVQARLDKLVSAGVITGWGPDLSPEAIGFPVTAFLTLEIRQGSADRGGHDAVAAHLAGIPEVLEAYTITGAGDMWARVVARSNADLQRVIDLVLTEPGIDRSTTVIALATQIPYRVVPLARAAAGSTTFD; encoded by the coding sequence ATGGACGCGATCGACGGCAGATTGATCGATCTGTTCGCCACCGAGCCGCGGCTGGGCGTGCTCGAGGCGAGCCGGCGTCTCGGCATCGCCCGCGGCACCGTCCAGGCGCGGCTGGACAAGCTCGTGTCGGCCGGGGTGATCACCGGATGGGGACCCGACCTCTCCCCCGAGGCCATCGGCTTCCCCGTCACCGCCTTCCTCACCCTCGAGATCCGACAGGGCTCGGCCGACCGCGGCGGCCACGACGCCGTCGCCGCCCACCTCGCCGGCATCCCCGAGGTGCTCGAGGCCTACACGATCACCGGCGCCGGCGACATGTGGGCCCGCGTCGTCGCGCGCTCCAACGCCGACCTCCAGCGGGTCATCGACCTGGTGCTCACCGAGCCCGGGATCGACCGCTCGACGACCGTCATCGCGCTGGCCACGCAGATCCCCTACCGGGTGGTCCCGCTCGCGCGGGCGGCGGCCGGTTCAACCACGTTTGACTGA
- the hppD gene encoding 4-hydroxyphenylpyruvate dioxygenase, producing the protein MTTDIASTGGALTVDEMKADLSLEQLRQLVGLVEYDADADPFPVTGWDAICFVVGNATQAAHYYASAWGMELIAYSGPENGNRDHKSYVLKSGSIKFVVSGAVAPDSDLIAHHARHGDGVVDIALEVPDVDQCIAQARKAGATVLVEPETVADEHGKVRVAAIATYGETRHTLVQRTVDGETYAGPYLPGYVTVEPRWQTKDGQPKRLFQALDHIVGNVELGRMDEWVTFYNKVMGFVNMAEFIGDDIATDYSALMSKVVANGNHRVKFPLNEPAIAKKKSQIDEYLEFYNGPGAQHLAVATGDILASVDALRANGVEFLNTPDSYYSDPELRARIGEVRVPIEELQKRGILVDRDEDGYLLQIFTKPLGDRPTVFFELIERHGSLGFGKGNFKALFEAIEREQDARGNL; encoded by the coding sequence ATGACGACTGACATCGCCTCGACCGGTGGCGCCCTGACCGTGGACGAGATGAAGGCCGACCTCTCGCTCGAGCAGCTGCGCCAGCTCGTCGGCCTCGTGGAGTACGACGCCGACGCCGACCCGTTCCCCGTGACCGGGTGGGACGCGATCTGCTTCGTGGTCGGCAACGCGACCCAGGCGGCCCACTACTACGCATCGGCGTGGGGGATGGAGCTCATCGCCTACTCCGGCCCCGAGAACGGCAACCGCGACCACAAGTCGTACGTGCTCAAGTCCGGCTCGATCAAGTTCGTCGTGAGCGGCGCCGTCGCGCCCGACAGTGACCTCATCGCCCACCACGCCCGTCACGGCGACGGGGTCGTCGACATCGCCCTCGAGGTCCCCGACGTCGACCAGTGCATCGCGCAGGCCCGCAAGGCCGGCGCGACGGTGCTCGTGGAGCCGGAGACCGTGGCCGACGAGCACGGCAAGGTCCGCGTCGCCGCCATCGCGACCTACGGCGAGACCCGCCACACGCTGGTGCAGCGCACCGTCGACGGCGAGACGTACGCCGGTCCCTACCTCCCCGGCTACGTGACCGTCGAGCCGCGCTGGCAGACCAAGGACGGCCAGCCCAAGCGCCTGTTCCAGGCCCTCGACCACATCGTCGGCAACGTCGAGCTCGGCCGGATGGACGAGTGGGTCACCTTCTACAACAAGGTGATGGGCTTCGTGAACATGGCGGAGTTCATCGGCGACGACATCGCCACCGACTACTCCGCGCTGATGTCGAAGGTCGTCGCCAACGGCAACCACCGCGTGAAGTTCCCGCTCAACGAGCCCGCGATCGCGAAGAAGAAGTCGCAGATCGACGAGTACCTCGAGTTCTACAACGGCCCCGGTGCCCAGCACCTCGCCGTCGCGACCGGCGACATCCTCGCCAGCGTCGACGCGCTCCGCGCCAACGGCGTGGAGTTCCTCAACACGCCCGACTCCTACTACTCGGACCCCGAGCTGCGCGCCCGCATCGGCGAGGTGCGCGTCCCGATCGAGGAGCTGCAGAAGCGCGGCATCCTCGTCGACCGCGACGAGGACGGCTACCTCCTGCAGATCTTCACCAAGCCCCTCGGCGACCGGCCCACGGTGTTCTTCGAGCTCATCGAGCGCCACGGCTCCCTCGGCTTCGGCAAGGGCAACTTCAAGGCGCTGTTCGAGGCCATCGAGCGCGAGCAGGACGCCCGCGGCAACCTCTGA